A genomic region of Candidatus Schekmanbacteria bacterium contains the following coding sequences:
- a CDS encoding cold-shock protein has product MAQGTVKWFNEKKGFGFISREGEEDVFVHYTAIEGAGFKTLSEGQTVEFEIQEGPKGLHAVNVKPL; this is encoded by the coding sequence ATGGCGCAGGGAACCGTTAAATGGTTCAACGAGAAGAAAGGGTTTGGTTTCATTTCAAGAGAAGGTGAAGAGGATGTTTTTGTCCACTACACAGCGATTGAAGGAGCAGGCTTTAAAACCCTTTCAGAAGGACAAACAGTAGAATTTGAAATTCAGGAGGGGCCAAAGGGTCTTCACGCAGTAAATGTGAAGCCATTATAA